AGGCATTCATCAACCTTATCAAAAATGGACTAGAGGCAATGCCGGATGGAGGAGAACTCACGGTCCACACTTTCCGTACAGGAAGTGTGGTCCACATTTTAGTGAGGGATACAGGAATCGGAATGACCGAAGAGCAAATTGTACGTCTTGGTGAACCATACTATACAACAAAAGGGCAGCAAGGAACAGGGCTGGGAATGATGGTCACTTTCAGCATCATTCGTGCAATGAAAGGAAAGGCAGAAATCAAAAGCGAAGTCGGTAAAGGTTCGACTTTTCATATCAGGTTCAATCATTTCGAACACTAGCCGGATTGATGTAGAGTTACTATTGTTTTTATCGCTTTCCTGAAAAATACGAAAAAAACAAGTTTTTTTCCTTATATTTGACTGTATTGACAGTAAAATCCATAGTTTGCTATATTGAAATTAGCTGATTGCACACGTATTTGGCACTTTGCAATTTGCTTGTTCAAATGTTTGAAGACGTTCGAATAAGTCATGTAAATGGAGCTAACCGTTGTGAATTTGCTGATAAAATCATGGCTTGTTTGGCCGATCTAGGAGGATTAATCACATGAAGAATGGTAAAGTTAAATGGTTCAATGCGGAAAAAGGATTTGGATTCATCGAAACTGAGGACGGAAACGATGTTTTCGTACATTATTCTGCAATCCAATCAGAAGGCTTCAAAACATTAGAAGAAGGCCAGGAAGTTTCCTTTGAAGTAGTCGAAGGGGCACGTGGACCGCAGGCAGCCAACGTTACTAAACTATAATAATTCCAAGGTAAAGCTCAGCCTAATAGGCTGGGCTTTTTATTTAAAAATGTTCCATCCTATTCGAAACCTTTCCATTATTCCAATCGTATTATCGTTAAACAATTTCGAAGGTGAGGTGGACATGGTGGGACTTTTCATAATGATATCAATTTCTGCCGTACTTTTAACAGCAATAATTTTTCTTACCGTGAACAAAACTAAAAAGAAATATTTACTGAAAGAGAACATCCCCTCAAATCTTGGATTAATTAAAGGTGTACCAGCGGACAAAATCCTTGTTAAATTGGAAGATTCAATTTCATATGAGTATACAAATCAAGTGAAAAAACGTTATTTAAGTGATCACCCTGATATTACTGAGGATGAATATGAATGGCGTTTATTTGAATTAAAAAGATATTTTCTCCTGAATTCGGTTATGAAAAGTGTGCCAATGTTTAGTCCTAAAGTAGACGCAGTCTGGCATGAAATGCTCATGTTCACGAAGCAATATGAGACTTTTTCAGAGAGCTATATGGGAGGGATGCTGCATCACACGCCAAATCTTGAATCTGACCCTGAACCACAGCAGCGTGCTTTTTTTGATTGGATATTTTCCCAGTTGTTCGAGATTACACAATACACGTGGCAAGTATGGGGAGATTTTTTCCATTATCCATTAGATGCAGGATTGTTAAGAACCATCAGTTCACTTAGTGATGAACAGCTAAAGCTGCGATATTTTAGGGTCAGTTCGGAGAATGAGTTTCTTGTTGATTATTTAATAACCCAGTTACGCTCCCAGCTGGAAAAAGCACAAGATCTCTATTTAACTAACAAAAAGGGGAAATTCGAAAGGCCAGCTATTTATGGTGATTTGTCGGGATTGAGCATGATGATGGTGTTTTATTCTTATTTTTATTTTGATGAGTATTGGAATTATGCAAAGGAATACGCCTATATGAACAATTAAATGCAACTGCCGGTTGCACCGCAGTATTTTGCGGATCAGGCAGCTTACATGATATTCATGATAACGGAGGAGGAAGCACATGTTCCAGCAGCTGTTCAAGCTGTGGAGGAGGATGTTCTTCCTAAAACATGAAGCCTGCCAGAATACCTGGCAGGCTTCTAACCTTGTATGATTTTTTTGACGACATTTTGCAGACTGCCTTCAGTAATAATATTTGAAAAATTGATTCCTAGTTGTACCGCCGTCTGTGCAACTTCAGGACGGATTCCAGTTACTATTGAACGTACTCCAAGCAGCTTCAGGGCTTCCATCAATTTAAATATCTGGTGGGCGACCATTGTATCTACCATAATGACTCCAGAAAGGTCGATAATCAATGTATGAATCTTGGAATCAACACTCTGGGTCAACGTAGATTCCATCAAGCCTTTCGCTCTTGTCGTGTCGATTTCACCAATTAACGGCAGAAGACCAACTTCATTTGTAAGGGTTATGACTGGTGCGCTTAACTCCTTGATCAAAGTTGCCTGGGAAGCCAGTCGATTCATAAGAATTTCCATAAAAGCGGAAATGAAGGCTTCGAATACATAATCAAGTGTATAATTCAGCTTCTTTTCCCAGGTAAATACATCATCCAGGGTGATTTCCAAATCTGTCTGCCTAACAAACTTCTGAACATATTCCCAATAGACACGGCGGAATACACCTGAATTCCAGGCAACTTCATTTAAGTCTGTTTTTGACTTGATCCTGTCTGCAGCAGTCTGACTCGTCCATGCCGAAATAGTTTCCTTCATCTCTTCCTCAGACTGGTAAAGTGATTTAGCTACAAGCCGGACATAATTAGAATTTTGCTCCTTAACCCTGTTCATGACTTCAGGCGGGGCATCTTTTGAATAGTCTGAGCCAGTAATAGTCCGCTGGCGATCTAGCCAATCCTTCGTGAATTCAGTTGCATTATCAACTAAAAACTGGTATAAAGCCTCTGTTTTTTGTTCCATATCGATACCTGCTTTATTGGTTATTGAATAATTCTATTCTTTAAGACTGTCTCTTAAAAGTCAACTGTTAACACTTTGTATTTTTCTTTATTTGAAAAGTAAATCAGTGTAGAAAGCTTTATCATACATTGCTAAAATAACTTTAGAACTAATGTTCGTTTCCTTTTTTTGAGTAAACATTAAAATTTTTAGTTTGATATAATGGTAACATTCAAATGAGGATTTTTAAAACAAATGATATAGAAGAGTTAAAGCTAAATGGGGAGGATGACCATGAAATTTATCCACACAGGGGATTGGCATCTAGGTAAGCTTGTCCACGGAATGTATATGACAGAAGACCAGCGTGAGGTACTGAATCAATTTGTAGAGCTTGTGGCTGAGGAAAAGCCTGACGCAGTTGTGATCGCGGGGGATTTATATGACAGATCTGTTCCGCCGACGGATGCTGTGGAGCTTCTTGACGAAGTTCTTTTCAGAATTAATGTCGAGTTGAACACACCAATCGTTGCAATTGCTGGCAATCATGATAGTGCAGAACGCCTTTCATTTGGCAGTTCCTGGTACCGTCACAATCATTTTTATCTTACAGGGAAATTGACAAAAGACTTTAAACCTGTACATATCAACGGGGTTAATTTCCACCTTATCCCATATGCGGAACCTGGCGTTGTCCGCCATTTGCTTGATGATGCTTCCATTCATTCCCACCAGGATGCGATGAAGGCAGTTATTGGGAAAATAGAAGATAATCTGAATCCAAATGAACCTAATGTTTTTGTTGGACATGCTTTCGTTCTTGGCGGGGATTCCTGCGATTCTGAACGGACGCTATCAGTAGGCGGATCAGGCTGCGTAACCCAGGATCTTTTTGACCCATTCTCATTCACTGCACTTGGCCATCTTCACAGCCCAGAGGCGATAAGGCACAACAAAGTTAAATACTCTGGATCCCTACTAAAATATTCCTTTTCAGAAGCAAAGCAGCGCAAGTCTATTTCGATTGTAGAAATGAATGAAAATGGCAGCTTCGAGATGCGATACAAGAGCCTGAAACCGAAACAGGATATGCGGGAATTGGAAGGGCATCTTGAACAGCTATTAGATCCGTCTTTTTATGAAAAAGAAAATACAAATGATTACTTAAAAGTCACCTTACTTGATGATGGAGCTATGATTGATCCTATGGGCAAGCTGCGGCAGGTCTTTCCTAACGTCCTTCACCTGGAACGAAAAATTGAGTCCATTGACCAGAAGCACAAGAAAAGGTTCACCTCCATCAGAGAAGAAAAAAAGTCCGAACTAGAACTTTATGAACAGTTTTACCAGGAGATGACAACCAGCGAATTTACAGAAGAAAAGCGCGGTGTCATGACTGATGTAATTGGCAAGGTTTTAAAAGAGGAGGGACAAAAGTGAAACCTCTAAAGCTGACAATGCAGGCTTTCGGGCCATATGCCGGAACGGAAACGATCGATTTTAAACAGCTTGAAAACAGAACCATGTTTGTCATTTCCGGAAAAACGGGATCAGGTAAGACGACGATTTTTGACGGCATCAGTTATGCGGTTTACGGAAAGGCAAGCGGGGAGGACAGGAATGGGTCTGACTTGCGGAGCCAGTTCGCAGAAGATGATATTCTGACTGAAGTTTCTCTTGAGTTTTCCCTGCGCAATAAGACATACAAAATTACCAGATCTCCTCAGCAGGATAGAAAAAAGAAGTCAGGGGAAGGAACAACCAGTGTTGGTGCAAAGTCAGAACTCTACCAAATTGACGGAAATGGAGAAATGCAGCTCCTGGCATCCAATGTTCGCGAAGTAGATGAAAAAATTAAAGAGATTATGATCATTGACAGCAATCAATTCAGGCAGATTTTGATGATTCCCCAGGGTGAGTTCCGTAAG
The nucleotide sequence above comes from Mesobacillus jeotgali. Encoded proteins:
- a CDS encoding cold-shock protein, whose translation is MKNGKVKWFNAEKGFGFIETEDGNDVFVHYSAIQSEGFKTLEEGQEVSFEVVEGARGPQAANVTKL
- a CDS encoding STAS domain-containing protein; amino-acid sequence: MEQKTEALYQFLVDNATEFTKDWLDRQRTITGSDYSKDAPPEVMNRVKEQNSNYVRLVAKSLYQSEEEMKETISAWTSQTAADRIKSKTDLNEVAWNSGVFRRVYWEYVQKFVRQTDLEITLDDVFTWEKKLNYTLDYVFEAFISAFMEILMNRLASQATLIKELSAPVITLTNEVGLLPLIGEIDTTRAKGLMESTLTQSVDSKIHTLIIDLSGVIMVDTMVAHQIFKLMEALKLLGVRSIVTGIRPEVAQTAVQLGINFSNIITEGSLQNVVKKIIQG
- a CDS encoding exonuclease SbcCD subunit D, which encodes MKFIHTGDWHLGKLVHGMYMTEDQREVLNQFVELVAEEKPDAVVIAGDLYDRSVPPTDAVELLDEVLFRINVELNTPIVAIAGNHDSAERLSFGSSWYRHNHFYLTGKLTKDFKPVHINGVNFHLIPYAEPGVVRHLLDDASIHSHQDAMKAVIGKIEDNLNPNEPNVFVGHAFVLGGDSCDSERTLSVGGSGCVTQDLFDPFSFTALGHLHSPEAIRHNKVKYSGSLLKYSFSEAKQRKSISIVEMNENGSFEMRYKSLKPKQDMRELEGHLEQLLDPSFYEKENTNDYLKVTLLDDGAMIDPMGKLRQVFPNVLHLERKIESIDQKHKKRFTSIREEKKSELELYEQFYQEMTTSEFTEEKRGVMTDVIGKVLKEEGQK